One window from the genome of Salisaeta longa DSM 21114 encodes:
- a CDS encoding class IV adenylate cyclase has protein sequence MHHINVEIKARCNDLAQPRAYLEHAGARFVGEDHQVDTYFRNETGRLKLREGTIETNLIYYQRADRAGPKSSDVHRMQPEDPAALKAVLSAALGVWVVVDKRRAIYFIDNVKFHLDRVHGLGTFVEIEATAETSTADPATLRAQCQQHLDALGIADDQLVAASYSDLVASTTE, from the coding sequence ATGCATCACATAAATGTTGAGATCAAGGCGCGCTGCAACGACCTTGCGCAGCCGCGGGCCTACCTGGAGCACGCCGGGGCGCGCTTCGTGGGCGAAGATCATCAGGTAGACACCTACTTCCGGAACGAAACGGGCCGCCTCAAACTGCGCGAGGGCACGATCGAGACGAACCTCATTTACTACCAGCGCGCCGATCGGGCCGGCCCGAAGTCCTCTGATGTTCACCGGATGCAGCCGGAAGATCCCGCGGCCCTGAAGGCTGTGCTGTCCGCTGCTTTGGGCGTGTGGGTGGTGGTCGATAAGCGGCGGGCCATCTACTTCATCGACAACGTCAAATTTCACTTGGATCGCGTGCACGGGCTGGGCACCTTCGTGGAGATCGAAGCAACCGCCGAGACGAGCACGGCCGATCCGGCCACCCTGCGGGCACAGTGCCAGCAGCACCTGGACGCCCTGGGCATCGCCGACGACCAACTCGTGGCCGCTTCATACAGCGACCTGGTTGCTTC
- a CDS encoding TIGR00341 family protein produces MALRLLDVYAAPDALDRITRTWPADVDLIDRRTLNLTGDDRQLARLLVDARYSEAALDHLEHHAGPDVRVVVSTVNATLPRPELADEAPEDEDTATSRINREELYADLSEAVSVTPVHFALVVLSTIVAAAGILRDSVAVVIGAMVIAPLIGPNIALALGTTLADRELLKRATQVNLLGLLLAFGLSWALGMAIPVDASIGEISARTQVGLSDVLLALAAGIAGALSTTRGLSTALVGVMVAVALMPPLVVLGLLLGSAQWTLAGHTGLLLTTNVVGVNLAAVGTFLAQGIRPGTWYEAQKARQATRWALLLWTTALAVLVVAILAANGWL; encoded by the coding sequence GTGGCCCTTCGCCTCCTCGACGTGTACGCCGCACCCGATGCCCTCGACCGCATCACCCGTACCTGGCCCGCGGACGTGGACCTCATCGACCGCCGCACGCTCAACCTAACAGGCGACGATCGACAGCTCGCACGGCTCTTGGTCGATGCGCGCTACAGCGAAGCCGCCCTCGACCACCTGGAGCACCACGCGGGTCCCGATGTGCGCGTCGTGGTGAGCACCGTGAATGCCACGCTGCCGCGTCCGGAGCTAGCGGATGAGGCCCCCGAGGATGAAGACACCGCCACGTCTCGCATCAACCGCGAGGAGCTGTATGCCGACCTCAGCGAAGCGGTCTCCGTTACGCCGGTGCATTTCGCGCTCGTCGTCCTCTCTACCATCGTTGCCGCCGCGGGCATTTTACGTGACAGCGTAGCCGTCGTGATCGGCGCGATGGTCATCGCGCCCCTCATCGGTCCCAACATCGCGCTGGCGCTGGGCACCACCCTCGCCGACCGCGAGCTGCTGAAACGGGCGACGCAGGTCAACCTGCTGGGCCTTTTGCTTGCGTTCGGGCTGTCGTGGGCGTTGGGCATGGCCATCCCCGTAGATGCTTCCATTGGGGAAATCAGTGCGCGGACGCAGGTGGGCCTCAGCGATGTGCTCTTGGCCCTGGCGGCGGGCATCGCCGGGGCGCTCTCTACCACGCGCGGCCTCTCGACGGCCCTGGTGGGCGTGATGGTCGCCGTTGCGCTGATGCCGCCGCTGGTGGTGCTCGGGCTACTGCTGGGCAGCGCGCAATGGACGCTGGCGGGCCACACCGGTCTCCTGCTCACGACGAACGTGGTGGGGGTTAACCTTGCCGCGGTAGGCACTTTCTTGGCCCAGGGCATTCGGCCCGGCACGTGGTACGAAGCCCAAAAGGCCCGGCAAGCCACGCGGTGGGCGCTGCTGCTGTGGACGACCGCGCTGGCCGTTCTGGTGGTGGCCATCTTGGCGGCCAACGGCTGGCTGTAG
- a CDS encoding Dph6-related ATP pyrophosphatase: MPQPIGLLWSGGKDSAWMLRALRAASEWIPAGLLVTVTTDDAVQAHGTPLPLIRAQASAVGLPLTVMRVPDAPTNAQYEQALDAALDEWRAAGVEDVAVGDLYLEDVRRYREALLTRLGMTPHVPLWGTDTEALAKAVVQTHRAVITSVDTIQLDASFAGRPYDAALLDALPDTVDPCGEDGAFHTFVLDGPAFHHPVPVMVRSAHGTGRMRYATLRALG; this comes from the coding sequence ATGCCGCAGCCGATCGGATTGTTGTGGAGCGGCGGCAAGGATAGCGCCTGGATGCTGCGCGCGCTGCGGGCGGCCTCCGAGTGGATCCCCGCGGGATTACTAGTAACCGTAACGACGGACGATGCAGTGCAGGCGCACGGTACGCCGCTGCCGCTCATCCGGGCGCAGGCGTCGGCTGTGGGCCTGCCGCTGACGGTGATGCGCGTGCCCGATGCGCCTACGAACGCGCAATACGAACAGGCCCTTGATGCGGCGCTCGATGAATGGCGGGCGGCGGGGGTTGAAGATGTGGCCGTTGGCGATTTGTACCTGGAGGATGTGCGGCGCTATCGCGAGGCGCTGCTCACCCGCCTTGGCATGACGCCCCACGTTCCGCTGTGGGGCACCGACACGGAAGCGCTGGCCAAGGCCGTCGTCCAAACGCATCGCGCGGTTATCACCAGCGTCGATACCATACAGCTCGATGCGTCGTTTGCCGGACGTCCGTACGATGCGGCCCTGCTCGATGCCCTGCCGGACACCGTCGATCCGTGCGGCGAAGACGGGGCCTTCCACACGTTTGTGCTCGACGGGCCCGCGTTTCACCACCCGGTGCCCGTCATGGTTCGCAGCGCGCACGGCACCGGCCGGATGCGCTACGCCACCCTCCGTGCCCTCGGCTAA